From a region of the Oryza sativa Japonica Group chromosome 6, ASM3414082v1 genome:
- the LOC4341272 gene encoding protein FLOWERINGUS T isoform X1 produces MANDSLTRSHIVGDVLDQFSNSVPLTVMYDGRPVFNGKEFRSSAVSMKPRVEIGGDDFRFAYTLVMVDPDAPNPSNPTLREYLHWMVTDIPSSTDDSFGREIVTYESPSPTMGIHRIVMVLYQQLGRGTVFAPQVRQNFNLRSFARRFNLGKPVAAMYFNCQRPTGTGGRRPT; encoded by the exons ATGGCAAATGACTCATTGACAAGGAGCCATATAGTTGGAGATGTGTTAGACCAATTTTCAAACTCAGTGCCTCTAACTGTGATGTATGATGGGAGGCCTGTGTTTAATGGCAAGGAGTTCCGTTCCTCGGCAGTCTCGATGAAACCTAGAGTTGAGATTGGTGGCGATGATTTTCGATTTGCCTATACCCTA GTTATGGTGGATCCTGATGCTCCTAATCCCAGCAACCCAACCTTGAGGGAATACCTGCACTG GATGGTGACTGATATCCCATCATCGACGGACGATAGCTTTG GGCGGGAGATCGTAACATACGAAAGCCCAAGCCCCACCATGGGCATCCACCGCATCGTGATGGTGTTGTATCAGCAGCTTGGGCGCGGCACGGTGTTCGCGCCGCAGGTGCGTCAGAACTTCAACCTGCGCAGCTTCGCGCGCCGTTTCAACCTCGGCAAGCCGGTGGCCGCCATGTACTTCAACTGCCAGCGCCCGACAGGCACAGGTGGGAGGAGGCCAACCTGA
- the LOC4341272 gene encoding protein HEADING DATE 3A-like isoform X2 has protein sequence MCRRWTVFSPDELLPQVMVDPDAPNPSNPTLREYLHWMVTDIPSSTDDSFGREIVTYESPSPTMGIHRIVMVLYQQLGRGTVFAPQVRQNFNLRSFARRFNLGKPVAAMYFNCQRPTGTGGRRPT, from the exons ATGTGTAGGAGGTGGACGGTGTTCTCTCCGGACGAGCTCCTCCCACAG GTTATGGTGGATCCTGATGCTCCTAATCCCAGCAACCCAACCTTGAGGGAATACCTGCACTG GATGGTGACTGATATCCCATCATCGACGGACGATAGCTTTG GGCGGGAGATCGTAACATACGAAAGCCCAAGCCCCACCATGGGCATCCACCGCATCGTGATGGTGTTGTATCAGCAGCTTGGGCGCGGCACGGTGTTCGCGCCGCAGGTGCGTCAGAACTTCAACCTGCGCAGCTTCGCGCGCCGTTTCAACCTCGGCAAGCCGGTGGCCGCCATGTACTTCAACTGCCAGCGCCCGACAGGCACAGGTGGGAGGAGGCCAACCTGA
- the LOC4341273 gene encoding heat stress transcription factor C-2b, which translates to MAAAAGGGAAPFVWKTYRMVEDPGTDGVIGWGKGNNSFVVADPFVFSQTLLPAHFKHNNFSSFVRQLNTYGFRKVDPDRWEFAHASFLRGQTHLLRNIVRRGSAAAGGGGGGGGGKRRDASADGGGGGGDEDMTMVATEVVRLKQEQRTIDDRVAAMWRRVQETERRPKQMLAFLLKVVGDRDKLHRLVGGGGNGNGAATAAAADNGFADAARAGCGEKRARLLLDGDNTGAFGPDAVDFAGFYTGADMFPDVAVDAAAAAAGGSAGCSFAFGVDSGY; encoded by the exons atggcggcggcggcgggaggaggggcggcgccgttCGTGTGGAAGACGTACAGGATGGTGGAGGACCCCGGGACGGACGGGGTGATCGGGTGGGGGAAAGGGAACAACAgcttcgtcgtcgccgacccCTTCGTCTTCTCCCAGACCCTGCTCCCCGCCCACTTCAAGCACAACAACTTCTCCAGCTTCGTCCGCCAGCTCAACACCTAT GGTTTCCGCAAGGTGGATCCGGATCGGTGGGAGTTCGCCCACGCGTCGTTCCTGCGTGGCCAGACCCACCTCCTGCGCAACATCGTCCGCCGCGGcagcgcggccgccggcgggggaggcggcggcggcggcggcaagcgcaGGGACGcgtcggcggacggcggcggcggcggcggcgatgaggacatgacgatggtggcgacggaggTGGTCCGGCTGAAGCAGGAGCAGCGCACCATCGACGACAGGGTGGCCGCGATGTGGCGCCGCGTGCAGGAGACGGAGCGGAGGCCCAAGCAGATGCTCGCCTTCCTCCTCAaggtcgtcggcgaccgcgACAAGCTGCaccgcctcgtcggcggcggcggcaacggcaacggcgccgctaccgccgccgccgccgacaacgGGTTCGCGGACGCCGCGCGGGCGGGGTGCGGCGAGAAGCGCGCGAGGCTGCTGCTCGACGGCGACAACACCGGCGCGTTCGGCCCGGACGCCGTCGACTTCGCCGGGTTCTACACCGGCGCCGACATGTTCCCCGACGTTGCcgtcgatgccgccgccgccgccgccggcgggtcAGCCGGCTGCTCGTTCGCTTTCGGAGTGGACAGCGGCTACTGA